Proteins found in one Pelobates fuscus isolate aPelFus1 chromosome 10, aPelFus1.pri, whole genome shotgun sequence genomic segment:
- the GPAM gene encoding glycerol-3-phosphate acyltransferase 1, mitochondrial produces MDEAAFSLGIADISYLPNLGDYTSGRWKNSTEEWGEHISSPAVFRSATLNWKETLMNRKRPFVGRCCYVCSPVSREKFYNPSIPSLGLRNVIYINETHTRHRGWLARRLCYVLFVQERDVNKSMFCSNMAETVLNQTRVQKAIEDVASEMSSSGKPDPKSVSKVKRKAKKILQEMVASISPAMIRLTGWVLLKLFNSFFWNIQVHKGQLEMVKKASSEMNTPLVFLPVHKSHIDYLLLTFVLFCHNIKAPHIAAGNNLNIPIFSTLIHLLGGFFIRRKLDETRDGKKDILYRSLLQGYIEELLNKHQFLEIFLEGTRSRSGKTSCGRAGLLSVIVDTVCNGSTPDVLIIPVGVSYDRIIEGHYNGEQLGKPKKDESLWSIARGVFRMLRKNYGCVRVDFAQPFSLKEYLENQRQKPLSGLQRLEQTLLPAILSDRPIDAVSENEVVALPDQRNSANDPLRRQMITDLANHVLYTAEKCCAVMSTHIVACLLLYRYRKGVTLSVLVEDFFSMKEEVLSRDFDLGFSGSSEDVVMHAIHLLANSVNISHTAHGNEFFIAPNTGIPAVFELNFYSNGVLHVYIMEAIVACALHVELRRKNLEGSPDASSFAVSQERLIRTAANLCYLLSNEVILALPCQMYYQVCHEAVQRLITCGIILVAEEDQEDGSPNSAENAWENKLPNHLPWRNEDEDEDSDFGEEQRDRYLKVSSLPEHQQFVMFLRRLLGPILEAYSSAASFIHNFEGPVSEKQYTQSLHRYLIARTEKSVAVYAESATLCLAKNAVKIFVDLGVFQVHKESRDSLLDLSSTFLPQGNRYKLLEYIMSFMEL; encoded by the exons ATGGATGAAGCAGCCTTTTCCCTGGGGATCGCGGATATTTCCTACCTGCCTAATCTGGGTGATTATACAAGTGGAAGGTGGAAGAACAGCACAGAAGAATGG GGTGAGCACATTTCCAGTCCTGCCGTATTCCGATCCGCGACGCTGAACTGGAAAGAGACTTTGATGAACAGAAAGCGTCCGTTTGTGGGCCGGTGTTGCTATGTCTGCAGTCCTGTAAGCCGG GAAAAGTTTTACAACCCCAGCATCCCATCTTTGGGTCTGCGTAACGTTATCTACATAAATGAAACGCACACAAG GCACCGCGGCTGGCTCGCTCGTCGCCTTTGTTATGTACTTTTTGTACAGGAACGAGATGTAAACAAGAGCATGTTCTGTAGTAACATGGCCGAAACGGTGCTGAATCAAACCAG AGTCCAAAAAGCCATAGAAGACGTTGCCTCTGAGATGAGTTCTTCAGGGAAGCCTGATCCAAAGTCTGTTAGCAAAGTAAAGAGGAAAGCCAAGAAAATTTTGCAAGAAATGGTTGCATCCATCTCTCCTGCAATGATAAG GCTGACCGGGTGGGTTCTCTTAAAACTATTCAACAGTTTCTTCTGGAACATTCAGGTTCATAAAGGCCAGCTGGAGATGGTGAAAAAAGCATCTTCAGAG ATGAACACCCCGCTTGTTTTCTTGCCTGTCCACAAGTCTCACATTGACTACCTGCTCCTCACCTTCGTCTTGTTCTGCCACAATATCAAAGCTCCGCACATTGCCGCAGGGAACAACCTCAACATCCCCATCTTCAG CACTTTAATTCACTTACTGGGAGGATTTTTCATAAGGCGCAAGCTTGATGAGACCCGAGATGGGAAGAAAGACATCCTGTATAGGTCTTTGCTGCAAGGG TACATTGAAGAATTGCTGAATAAGCATCAGTTTCTGGAGATCTTCTTGGAAGGAACTCGATCACGCAGTGGAAAGACCTCCTGCGGCCGAGCTGGTCTACTTTCGGTCATCGTAGATACTGTCTGTAATGGCTCTACCCCTGACGTTCTCATCATACCAGTAGGAGTCTCGTATGACCGAATCATCGAGGGACATTATAATGGAGAGCAGCTG GGCAAACCTAAGAAAGATGAAAGCTTGTGGAGCATCGCTAGAGGAGTTTTTCGAATGCTGAGAAAGAACTATGGCTGCGTCCGTGTTGATTTTGcacaacctttttccttaaag GAATATCTAGAGAATCAACGGCAAAAACCTTTGTCAGGGCTGCAGCGATTAGAACAAACTCTGTTACCAGCCATACTTTCCGACAG ACCAATTGATGCTGTAAGTGAAAATGAAGTGGTTGCTCTTCCTGACCAAAGGAACTCTGCAAACGACCCTCTCAGGAGACAGATGATTACAGACCTGGCCAATCATGTGCTTTATA CTGCTGAGAAGTGCTGTGCTGTGATGTCAACTCATATTGTTGCCTGCTTGTTATTGTATCGCTATCGGAAG GGGGTTACTCTTTCGGTTTTGGTGGAAGATTTTTTCTCCATGAAAGAGGAGGTATTGTCCAGGGACTTTGACCTGGGTTTTTCAGGCAGTTCTGAAGATGTGGTTATGCATGCCATCCACCTTCTGGCTAATTCGGTGAACATCAGCCACACTGCCCACGGCAATGAGTTCTTCATTGCGCCCAACACTGGCATTCCCGCTGTGTTTGAGTTAAATTTTTATAGTAACGGAGTCCTGCATGTTTACATCATGGAAGCGATTGTTG CCTGCGCACTGCATGTTGAACTTCGCAGGAAAAATCTGGAAGGTTCACCTGATGCCTCCAGCTTTGCTGTCAGTCAGGAGAGACTCATCCGTACAGCAGCCAACTTGTGCTATCTCCTATCTAACGAAGTTATCCTAGCTCTG CCTTGTCAGATGTATTATCAAGTTTGTCATGAGGCTGTGCAGCGGTTAATCACATGTGGAATCATCCTGGTTGCAGAG gaagACCAGGAGGACGGAAGCCCCAATTCTGCTGAGAACGCGTGGGAAAACAAGCTTCCTAATCACCTGCCTTGGAGGAATGAAGATGAGGATGAAGACAGTGATTTTGGAGAGGAGCAAAGAGATCGATATTTAAAG GTGAGCTCATTGCCAGAACACCAGCAATTTGTTATGTTCCTGCGGAGGCTCCTAGGTCCAATTCTTGAGGCTTACAGCTCTGCCGCTTCCTTTATTCACAATTTTGAGGGTCCGGTTTCGGAGAAACAATACACGCAGAGTCTGCACAGATATTTAATCGCCAGGACCGAGAAATCTGTTGCTGTGTATG CGGAAAGCGCCACGCTGTGTCTTGCTAAAAACGCTGTGAAAATCTTTGTGGATCTTGGG GTTTTCCAAGTCCATAAAGAAAGCAGAGATTCTCTGTTGGACTTAAGCAGCACATTCCTACCTCAAGGCAACCGGTACAAGCTCTTAGAATACATCATGAGCTTCATGGAGCTGTAG